A DNA window from Salvelinus sp. IW2-2015 linkage group LG4q.1:29, ASM291031v2, whole genome shotgun sequence contains the following coding sequences:
- the LOC111961126 gene encoding CD209 antigen-like protein C has protein sequence MDNDENTYANASSFRASPREGTRYFQWWKRPSRAAAVCLGLLCVLLLAGIISLSVYQRNQSTSXNNLTKARDQLQKERDQLQKERDQLQKEKENLNKKIKGRRCPEGWMEFEFSCYYITNENKTWTQSSEKCQEFGADLVIINSKEEQVFINGLXQTKNNVWIGLTDSVTEGTWKWXDGTPLTTANWGKGQPNGNNGTDQDCGEIWNRSGLWNDEKCYXKNKGICEK, from the coding sequence ATGGACAATGATGAAAATACATATGCCAATGCAAGTTCCTTCAGGGCCAGCCCAAGAGAAGGAACAAGATATTTCCAGTGGTGGAAGAGACCCTCCAGAgctgctgcagtgtgtctggggctgctgtgtgttctcctactggctgggatcataagCCTGTCTGTCTACCAGAGAAACCAATCGACCAGTTWCAACAACTTGACGAAAgcgagagaccagctacagaaggagagagaccagctacagaaggagagagaccagctacagaaggagaaagaaaacCTGAACAAGAAGATCAAAGGGAGACGCTGTCCAGAAGGCTGGATGGAGTTTGAATTCAGCTGTTACTACATCACCAATGAGAATAAAACCTGGACTCAGAGCAGTgaaaaatgccaagagtttgGAGCAGATCTAGTGATCATAAACAGCAAAGAGGAACAGGTATTTATCAATGGATTAYaccaaacaaaaaataatgtCTGGATTGGTCTTACTGACTCAGTTACTGAAGGGACCTGGAAATGGRTGGATGGTACACCACTGACCACAGCGAATTGGGGGAAAGGGCAGCCCAACGGCAACAATGGAACAGACCAGGACTGTGGGGAGATTTGGAATCGTTCAGGGTTGTGGAATGATGAGAAGTGTTACAMTAAAAATAAAGGGATCTGTGAGAAATAG
- the fut10 gene encoding alpha-(1,3)-fucosyltransferase 10, which yields MARLSIVSLRKLFVFFLCLSAVLFLLITLQVVVELGQFERTVHILPPRDLHESGWRHRLHGSGLXASERTSPGGPEGQYPYIVWWSPLTGEIGRLGECGTNKCFFTINRTLYSHPSTQAFLFYGTDFNIESLPLPRRAHHQWALFHEESPKNNYKLFHEPVITLFNHTATFSQHSQLPLTSQYLENLEVLTSQTYLVPLNQKNELRKTLAPVVYVQSDCDPPSDRDAYVRELMKHIXVDSYGQCLHNKDLPSHLRXSIXMEEQAFYQILAQYKFILAFENAICDDYITEKLWRPLKLGVVPVYYGAPNVRQWLPSNSSAVVVVPDEXPEXLALYLKRLXEDDGEYATYLEWKLKREVSNLELVKELKERPWGVQXLTQENYIDVFECMVCSRVWENIDRQKKGLVPKTWQAEGNHLKCPLPRVFEFASGPRNRTLARNLDGQLRAVQERG from the exons ATGGCAAGACTTTCAATAGTTTCTTTGAGgaaactttttgttttcttcctcTGCCTATCAGCTGTACTTTTCCTTCTGATTACTCTGCAG GTGGTGGTGGAGCTTGGTCAGTTTGAAAGGACAGTACACATCCTCCCTCCAAGGGACCTACAYGAGTCAGGTTGGAGACACCGTTTACATGGCAGCGGACTGTTSGCCAGTGAGAGAACCTCCCCTGGAGGTCCAGAGGGCCAGTACCCTTACATTGTATGGTGGTCCCCACTAACAGGAGAGATTGGCCGACTAGGAGAGTGTGGGACAAACAAGTGCTTCTTCACCATCAACAGGACCCTCtactctcacccatctacacaggCCTTCCTTTTCTATG GCACCGATTTCAACATCGAGAGTCTTCCTCTGCCGAGGAGAGCGCACCACCAGTGGGCCTTGTTTCACGAAGAGTCGCCCAAAAACAACTACAAGCTCTTCCACGAGCCCGTCATCACCCTCTTTAACCACACGGCCACCTTCAGCCAGCACTCCCAGCTGCCCCTCACCTCCCAGTACCTGGAGAACCTGGAGGTCCTGACCTCTCAGACCTACCTGGTGCCCCTCAACCAGAAGAATGAGCTGAGGAAAACACTAGCCCCGGTGGTGTACGTCCAGTCAGACTGCGACCCTCCGTCGGACCGGGATGCCTATGTGAGAGAGTTAATGAAGCACATCARGGTTGATTCCTATGGACAATGCCTCCACAACAAGGACYTGCCTTCCCATCTGAGGGRCTCGATTGSCATGGAGGAGCAGGCCTTCTACCAGATCCTGGCCCAGTACAAATTCATTCTGGCCTTTGAGAACGCCATCTGCGACGACTACATCACCGAGAAACTATGGAGGCCTCTCAAGCTTGGGGTGGTCCCTGTGTATTACGGGGCTCCCAATGTTCGGCAATGGCTGCCRAGCAACAGTAGTGCRGTTGTAGTCGTCCCAGACGAGCMYCCTGAAMAACTGGCTCTGTATCTAAAGAGRYTAGMTGAGGACGATGGRGAGTATGCCACTTATCTGGAGTGGAAGTTGAAGCGTGAAGTCTCCAACCTGGAGTTGGTAAAGGAGCTGAAGGAACGCCCATGGGGAGTCCAGSATCTGACACAGGAGAACTACATAGATGTGTTTGAGTGCATGGTGTGCAGCAGGGTGTGGGAGAACATCGACAGACAGAAAAAG GGCCTTGTTCCTAAAACCTGGCAAGCAGAGGGAAACCACCTGAAGTGTCCACTTCCGAGGGTATTTGAGTTTGCTTCAGGCCCTAGAAACCGGACACTTGCGAGGAATTTGGACGGCCAGTTACGAGCAGTCCAAGAAAGAGGCTAG